In Irregularibacter muris, one DNA window encodes the following:
- the ribH gene encoding 6,7-dimethyl-8-ribityllumazine synthase → MKTFEGKLVSKDIRMGIVVARFNEFITSKLLSGALDGLKRHEVSEDSIDIAWVPGAFEIPLIASKMAKSGKYDAVICLGAVIRGNTTHYDYVCSEISKGIAHVSLNSDIPVMFGVLTTENIEQAIERAGTKAGNKGFDCAVGAIEMVNLIREMQGLYGEFDF, encoded by the coding sequence ATGAAAACTTTTGAAGGTAAACTTGTATCCAAGGACATTCGAATGGGTATTGTTGTCGCACGGTTTAATGAATTTATTACAAGCAAGCTGCTGAGTGGCGCTCTTGATGGGTTGAAACGTCATGAGGTCAGTGAGGACAGCATTGATATTGCATGGGTTCCCGGAGCATTTGAAATTCCGCTCATTGCTTCTAAAATGGCGAAAAGTGGAAAATATGACGCAGTCATCTGCCTTGGTGCCGTGATTCGTGGCAACACCACCCACTATGACTATGTGTGCAGCGAGATATCCAAGGGTATCGCGCATGTATCCCTGAACAGCGATATTCCGGTCATGTTCGGCGTGTTGACAACAGAAAATATTGAGCAGGCGATTGAACGGGCTGGCACTAAGGCTGGAAACAAGGGCTTCGACTGTGCGGTTGGCGCAATTGAAATGGTAAACCTGATTCGAGAGATGCAAGGCCTATATGGCGAATTTGATTTTTGA
- a CDS encoding FUSC family protein — MKIGARIIKTAIAVALCTILGRFLTDNSGFFAAIAAIITMQETFSTSFKKGKERVFGTTAGALIGYLFALISPDSILLISIGIVLTIYICNLLKWQGSIVIACVVFISIMTSHSVDPLPYSINRIIDTTAGIAIALAVNYLILLPKPILSAYKEWGNLFDELSQHIDEVIYENKNVDLEELHEKIMDLKKKAKLNQLDTIIHQENEKEIERLDELIEGLLSVYEHLKFVEEIKQADTELTYLSSLEDNPSSKKISDIILQFHSQRVFKEWSRIKSLRKKADRV; from the coding sequence ATGAAAATAGGTGCAAGAATTATAAAAACAGCCATCGCAGTTGCTCTGTGTACTATTTTAGGCAGGTTTTTAACGGATAACTCTGGTTTTTTTGCAGCCATTGCTGCCATTATTACTATGCAGGAGACCTTTAGTACTTCTTTTAAAAAGGGGAAGGAAAGAGTCTTTGGTACGACGGCCGGGGCCTTAATAGGCTATCTATTTGCTCTAATATCCCCCGACAGTATCCTATTAATCAGTATAGGCATTGTTCTCACAATTTATATATGCAATCTTTTAAAATGGCAGGGATCTATTGTTATTGCCTGTGTGGTATTCATTTCTATCATGACAAGCCATTCAGTCGATCCTCTTCCCTATAGTATCAATCGTATTATTGATACTACGGCGGGCATCGCCATTGCCCTTGCAGTAAACTATCTTATTTTATTACCTAAGCCCATACTATCAGCCTATAAAGAGTGGGGAAATCTCTTTGATGAGTTATCCCAACATATTGATGAGGTCATTTATGAGAATAAAAATGTGGATCTGGAAGAGCTCCATGAAAAAATTATGGATTTAAAGAAAAAGGCCAAATTAAATCAGTTGGATACCATTATACATCAGGAAAATGAAAAAGAAATCGAAAGATTAGATGAATTAATTGAAGGACTTTTATCAGTTTATGAGCATTTAAAATTCGTAGAGGAGATAAAACAAGCAGATACTGAACTTACATATCTTTCCTCTCTAGAAGATAATCCTTCATCCAAAAAAATATCTGATATTATTTTACAGTTCCATAGTCAGAGGGTATTTAAGGAATGGTCTAGAATAAAATCTCTACGAAAAAAAGCAGATAGGGTGTAG
- a CDS encoding riboflavin synthase: protein MFTGIIEEIGKIQGIQKGTSSAILSVQASEIMEDVYLGDSIAVNGVCLTVTSISPNGFTADVMHETLNRSSLGNLRIGNPVNLERAMPANGRFGGHIITGHIDGTGTILDIRRDDNSLWYIIKTPLLIIRYIIEKGSIAIDGISLTVARVYKDSFSVSIIPHTASSTTLSSRRVGDLVNLENDCIGKYVECLMGKESQNNNITAEFLTKYGF from the coding sequence GTGTTTACAGGAATCATAGAAGAAATCGGGAAAATACAAGGCATACAAAAAGGGACAAGTTCGGCCATCCTATCGGTTCAGGCATCGGAGATCATGGAGGATGTCTATCTTGGTGACAGTATTGCAGTAAATGGAGTCTGCCTTACAGTTACGTCCATTTCCCCAAACGGCTTTACTGCTGATGTGATGCATGAAACCTTAAACCGTTCCTCCCTTGGAAACTTGCGGATAGGAAACCCTGTTAATCTGGAACGGGCTATGCCCGCAAACGGCAGATTTGGCGGACATATTATTACTGGGCATATCGATGGCACCGGCACGATTCTGGATATTCGCAGAGATGATAACTCCCTTTGGTACATAATCAAAACGCCCTTACTAATTATTCGTTACATCATTGAGAAAGGCTCAATTGCTATTGACGGTATCAGTCTGACCGTAGCAAGGGTGTATAAGGACAGCTTCAGCGTTTCCATCATACCGCATACGGCTTCATCAACAACGCTATCTAGCCGACGTGTTGGGGATTTAGTTAATTTGGAAAATGACTGCATTGGAAAATATGTGGAATGCCTGATGGGAAAAGAATCGCAAAACAACAATATTACAGCCGAGTTTCTTACAAAATACGGCTTTTAG
- the ribD gene encoding bifunctional diaminohydroxyphosphoribosylaminopyrimidine deaminase/5-amino-6-(5-phosphoribosylamino)uracil reductase RibD translates to MDEIAYMYHAIQLARKGCGWVNPNPMVGAVIVKDGKIIGQGYHKKYGELHAERNALENCQTPAIGATLYVTLEPCCHHGRTPPCTEAIIESGISRVVVGSYDPNPLVAGKGIGILRSHGIEVMENVVRDECDKLNKSFFHYIQNRTPYVVMKYAMTMDGKIATHTGRSQWITGSTARQRVHEDRHRYSAIMVGVGTILEDDPMLNCRLENGRNPLRIICDTSLRTPLQAKVVTTTDTASTLIATAMTDTNRHQPYLDAGCEIMVIPQKDNHIDLNSLMQRLGEKQIDSLLLEGGGTLNWSALQSCIVNKVQAYVAPKLFGGSGKTPVEGLGVDHPERAFLLSKPIITQIDEDILLESEVIWCLQES, encoded by the coding sequence ATGGATGAAATAGCATATATGTATCATGCAATTCAACTTGCAAGGAAAGGTTGCGGATGGGTAAACCCGAACCCCATGGTGGGTGCAGTGATTGTGAAGGACGGCAAGATCATCGGGCAGGGCTACCACAAAAAATATGGAGAGCTCCACGCAGAACGAAACGCACTGGAAAACTGCCAGACACCGGCAATTGGCGCAACCCTTTATGTGACGCTGGAACCCTGCTGTCATCATGGAAGAACGCCCCCCTGTACTGAAGCAATCATTGAAAGCGGCATCAGTCGTGTGGTAGTCGGTTCTTATGATCCCAATCCGCTGGTTGCCGGGAAAGGCATTGGAATTCTGCGCTCTCATGGCATTGAGGTAATGGAGAATGTTGTAAGGGATGAATGCGACAAGCTTAACAAAAGCTTTTTCCATTATATTCAAAATAGAACACCCTATGTGGTCATGAAATATGCGATGACCATGGACGGAAAAATCGCCACCCATACTGGTAGATCCCAATGGATTACCGGCTCGACGGCACGCCAGCGTGTGCATGAAGATCGGCACCGTTATTCTGCCATCATGGTTGGTGTAGGCACTATTCTTGAGGATGATCCCATGCTGAACTGTCGGCTGGAGAATGGCAGGAATCCGCTACGCATCATCTGCGATACCAGCCTGAGAACGCCGTTGCAAGCAAAAGTTGTCACAACAACCGATACCGCTTCTACCCTCATCGCTACGGCCATGACAGATACAAATAGGCACCAGCCGTATTTGGATGCAGGCTGTGAGATTATGGTAATTCCCCAAAAGGATAATCACATTGATTTAAACAGCTTGATGCAAAGATTGGGTGAAAAGCAGATTGATAGCCTCTTGCTGGAAGGCGGAGGTACCCTGAATTGGTCAGCCTTGCAAAGCTGCATTGTGAATAAGGTGCAGGCGTATGTTGCTCCAAAGCTTTTTGGTGGCAGCGGAAAAACTCCCGTAGAGGGTTTGGGCGTTGACCATCCAGAAAGAGCTTTTCTACTAAGCAAGCCGATCATCACACAGATTGATGAAGATATTTTGTTAGAAAGCGAGGTGATTTGGTGTTTACAGGAATCATAG
- a CDS encoding DUF4179 domain-containing protein yields the protein MKEIEDLLREKKEELEALEMPEDMEERLSQILDKEKRKRFPRQRIAIVACLIITILFSYNYEVLADYGKKILGYDTVMSQTLQDLNELGKGQEIGKKVTFKNEVELTLDGIMVDDNQLLVFYRIRDPRAKDGDTSFSMIPTIRGLFKEYTPSSGQGEFKEDQHELIMVHSFEPLDFYEQNLKFQGNFESNGQFEEFSIPFSLDRRKAMGHSIKQKINKKINLDNQEVYLKNIIATETQTLVKGSLGSPLDLFREQLLGEQVRPEINFNLIADGKIMEPLGSGLSTSMKGIEVEHRFDALPKNLKELKLQIKNLRVDKKIDEIVEIKRGEKKKIEIEGQKIEILHIENSIEGRTEVTIESQEDVLLPGIELIIDGQATQLEMTHSEEYRKTNQAIVKKRILSFKGTGEELQLKLKHIHYEKEFNEIIDIPIR from the coding sequence GTGAAGGAAATAGAGGATTTATTGAGAGAGAAAAAAGAAGAACTAGAGGCTTTAGAGATGCCAGAGGATATGGAAGAGAGATTATCTCAAATTCTAGATAAAGAAAAGAGAAAAAGATTTCCTCGGCAGAGAATAGCCATTGTTGCCTGTCTAATCATAACCATTCTCTTTAGCTATAATTATGAAGTTTTAGCTGACTATGGGAAAAAAATACTAGGTTACGATACCGTGATGTCCCAAACCTTGCAGGATTTAAATGAATTAGGCAAGGGGCAGGAAATAGGAAAAAAAGTCACTTTTAAAAATGAAGTGGAATTGACTCTAGATGGCATTATGGTGGATGATAATCAATTGCTAGTCTTCTATAGAATAAGGGATCCAAGAGCTAAGGATGGGGACACTTCCTTTAGCATGATTCCAACAATAAGAGGATTATTTAAGGAATATACACCGAGTTCAGGCCAGGGAGAATTCAAGGAGGATCAACATGAACTGATTATGGTACACTCCTTTGAGCCTCTAGACTTTTATGAACAAAATCTAAAATTTCAAGGAAACTTTGAAAGTAACGGACAATTTGAGGAGTTTAGTATTCCCTTCTCTCTAGATCGTCGTAAAGCCATGGGCCATAGCATAAAGCAAAAGATTAATAAAAAAATAAACTTAGATAATCAAGAGGTCTATCTTAAAAATATTATTGCCACCGAAACCCAAACTTTAGTAAAAGGTTCTCTGGGTAGCCCTTTGGATTTATTTCGGGAACAACTACTAGGAGAGCAAGTAAGGCCAGAGATAAATTTTAATCTTATTGCCGACGGTAAAATTATGGAACCATTAGGCAGTGGGTTGAGTACATCCATGAAGGGGATTGAAGTGGAACACCGTTTTGATGCATTGCCCAAAAATCTTAAGGAATTAAAACTACAAATAAAAAACCTAAGGGTAGATAAAAAAATAGATGAAATTGTAGAGATTAAAAGAGGAGAAAAAAAGAAAATAGAAATAGAGGGACAGAAAATTGAAATTTTACACATAGAAAATTCCATAGAGGGTAGAACTGAAGTAACCATTGAAAGCCAAGAAGATGTATTGTTACCAGGAATTGAATTAATCATAGATGGTCAGGCTACCCAACTTGAAATGACCCACAGCGAAGAATATAGAAAAACCAATCAAGCTATTGTCAAAAAAAGAATCCTATCCTTTAAAGGCACAGGAGAGGAGCTTCAATTAAAGCTTAAGCATATTCATTATGAAAAAGAATTTAATGAAATCATAGATATCCCCATAAGATAA
- the proS gene encoding proline--tRNA ligase, which yields MAKNKDKVQEITPMSEDFAQWYTDVILKTEMVDYAPVKGFMVIRPYGYAIWENIQSAYDKRFKETGHKNVYFPLLIPESLLQKEAEHVEGFAPEVAWVTHGGHERLAERLCVRPTSETIICSMYSKWLKSWRDLPYLYNQWCSVVRWEKSTRPFLRTSEFLWQEGHTLHETYDEAQAETLQMLDIYREVAEEHMAMPMIVGQKSESEKFAGAFATYTMEALMHDGKALQSGTSHNLGQHFTKAFDITFTGRNGELEHPFHTSWGVSTRLIGGLIMVHGDDNGLVLPPKIAPTQVVVIPIAQHKEGVLDKAYEIKKQLEEEFRVEIDASDEYSPGWKFNQWEMKGVPIRLEIGPRDIEKNQVVVARRDNGEKTTLSMDNLNKSIEELLEDIQQSLYNKALKMRQEKTFVAKNMEEFKEIIHDTPGFIKAMWCGDETCEAKIKEETKATIRCIPFAQEDLGTDECICCGKKSDDMVYFARAY from the coding sequence ATGGCTAAAAATAAAGATAAAGTACAAGAGATTACCCCAATGTCAGAGGACTTTGCCCAATGGTATACAGATGTAATCTTAAAAACAGAAATGGTGGATTATGCTCCTGTAAAGGGATTTATGGTTATAAGACCTTACGGATATGCCATATGGGAAAATATTCAGTCAGCCTATGACAAAAGATTTAAAGAAACAGGACATAAAAATGTGTATTTCCCTTTATTAATTCCAGAGAGCTTACTACAAAAAGAAGCAGAACACGTAGAGGGGTTTGCCCCAGAGGTAGCTTGGGTAACCCATGGAGGACATGAAAGATTAGCAGAAAGATTATGTGTCCGTCCTACATCAGAGACCATTATTTGTAGTATGTATTCCAAGTGGTTAAAATCTTGGAGAGACCTACCCTATCTATATAACCAATGGTGTAGTGTGGTTCGCTGGGAAAAAAGTACCCGTCCTTTCCTAAGAACTTCAGAATTCCTATGGCAAGAGGGTCATACTCTTCATGAAACCTATGATGAGGCTCAGGCAGAAACTTTACAGATGTTAGATATTTACCGTGAAGTGGCAGAGGAACATATGGCTATGCCTATGATAGTAGGACAAAAAAGTGAAAGTGAAAAATTTGCTGGAGCTTTTGCTACCTATACAATGGAAGCATTGATGCATGATGGTAAAGCACTACAATCCGGTACTTCCCATAATCTAGGGCAGCATTTTACAAAGGCCTTTGATATCACTTTTACTGGTCGTAATGGTGAGTTAGAACATCCTTTCCACACTTCCTGGGGAGTATCTACAAGATTAATCGGTGGATTGATTATGGTACATGGAGATGATAATGGTTTAGTATTACCTCCAAAGATTGCTCCAACTCAAGTAGTTGTCATTCCTATTGCTCAGCATAAGGAAGGAGTACTAGATAAGGCCTATGAGATCAAAAAGCAGCTTGAAGAAGAATTTAGAGTGGAAATAGACGCCAGCGATGAATACTCACCAGGTTGGAAATTTAACCAATGGGAAATGAAAGGTGTGCCTATTCGATTGGAAATTGGACCTAGAGATATAGAGAAAAATCAGGTGGTTGTGGCGAGAAGGGACAATGGAGAAAAAACTACCCTATCTATGGATAATCTAAATAAAAGTATAGAAGAGCTACTAGAGGATATTCAACAGTCTCTTTACAATAAGGCATTAAAGATGAGACAAGAAAAAACCTTTGTTGCTAAAAATATGGAAGAGTTTAAAGAAATTATCCATGATACTCCTGGCTTTATTAAGGCCATGTGGTGTGGAGATGAAACTTGTGAGGCGAAAATAAAAGAAGAAACAAAGGCAACCATTCGTTGTATTCCTTTTGCCCAAGAGGATTTAGGAACAGATGAATGTATATGCTGTGGTAAAAAATCCGATGATATGGTTTATTTTGCAAGAGCATATTAA
- the tadA gene encoding tRNA adenosine(34) deaminase TadA, which yields MRKYMELAIKEAKKAFAKAEVPIGAVLVKNDEVIATAHNLKEINNDPTAHAEILVIQEGAQRLHTWRLEDCDLYVTVEPCAMCAGAIVQSRIRRLIIGAMEPKFGAAGSIVNIVNHPKFNHRVEVFEGIMEEECSQLMKDFFLLLREKRNK from the coding sequence ATGAGAAAATATATGGAGTTGGCTATAAAAGAAGCAAAAAAGGCCTTTGCCAAAGCAGAAGTGCCTATTGGTGCTGTACTGGTAAAAAATGATGAAGTGATAGCCACTGCCCATAATCTAAAAGAGATCAACAATGATCCCACCGCCCATGCTGAAATCTTAGTTATTCAAGAGGGCGCCCAAAGACTCCATACATGGCGATTAGAGGATTGTGATCTATATGTGACCGTGGAACCCTGTGCTATGTGTGCAGGAGCCATTGTACAATCCCGTATAAGGAGACTTATTATAGGGGCCATGGAGCCAAAGTTTGGAGCAGCAGGGTCTATTGTAAATATTGTTAATCATCCTAAGTTTAATCATAGAGTGGAAGTTTTTGAAGGGATTATGGAAGAAGAATGTTCCCAATTGATGAAGGATTTTTTTCTCTTATTAAGGGAAAAAAGAAACAAGTAA
- the serS gene encoding serine--tRNA ligase — MLDLKRIRNNFEEVKAGLSKRGEDYDLEGLLQLDEKRRDILVEVEQLKNKQNTVSKEIPKRKKAGEDVAAVMQEMKELSQKIKDLDGNLKEVEGEIHNRLLTIPNVPHPDVPVGDTDEDNAEERTWGEPTTFDFDFKAHWDIGTNLGILDFETAGKVTGSRFTFYKGLGARLERALINFMLDLHVDHHDYKEVLPPYMVHRRSMVGTGQLPKFEEDAFKVTNEDYFLIPTAEVPVTNMYREDILDGGLLPIKHVAYSACFRAEAGSAGRDTRGLIRQHQFNKVELVKFVHPEKSYEELEKLTRDAEEVLKLLGLPYRVVRICTGDLGFTAAKKYDLEVWMPSYNRYVEISSCSNFEDFQARRANIRFRPDSKEKAQFVHTLNGSGVAVGRTVAAILENYQQPDGSVIIPEKLRPYMGGREKIEK, encoded by the coding sequence ATGTTAGATCTAAAGAGAATACGAAATAATTTTGAGGAAGTAAAGGCCGGACTCTCCAAAAGAGGGGAAGACTATGATTTAGAAGGCTTACTTCAATTGGATGAAAAAAGAAGAGACATTTTAGTTGAAGTAGAGCAGCTGAAAAACAAACAAAATACAGTGTCAAAGGAGATTCCAAAACGTAAAAAAGCTGGAGAAGATGTAGCCGCTGTTATGCAGGAAATGAAGGAATTATCCCAAAAAATTAAAGATCTAGATGGGAATTTAAAGGAGGTAGAAGGAGAAATCCACAATAGACTTTTGACTATTCCCAATGTGCCCCATCCAGATGTGCCTGTAGGGGATACCGATGAGGATAATGCAGAAGAGAGAACATGGGGGGAGCCAACTACGTTTGACTTTGACTTTAAAGCCCATTGGGATATAGGAACAAATCTAGGAATTTTAGATTTTGAGACAGCAGGCAAAGTTACTGGTTCTCGATTTACCTTTTATAAAGGACTAGGAGCTAGACTAGAAAGAGCCCTAATCAACTTTATGTTGGATTTACATGTAGATCATCATGACTATAAAGAAGTATTACCTCCCTATATGGTGCATAGAAGAAGTATGGTAGGTACGGGTCAACTGCCCAAATTTGAAGAGGACGCTTTTAAAGTAACCAATGAGGATTATTTCCTTATTCCAACAGCAGAGGTACCCGTTACCAATATGTATAGAGAGGATATCCTAGATGGTGGATTACTACCCATCAAACACGTAGCCTATAGTGCATGCTTTAGAGCAGAGGCAGGATCAGCCGGTAGAGATACTAGGGGACTTATTCGTCAACATCAATTTAACAAAGTAGAGTTGGTAAAGTTTGTTCACCCTGAAAAATCCTACGAAGAACTAGAAAAACTCACGAGAGATGCAGAAGAAGTGTTGAAATTATTAGGCCTTCCTTATCGAGTAGTGAGAATCTGTACAGGGGATCTAGGCTTTACGGCAGCAAAAAAATATGATCTTGAAGTATGGATGCCTAGCTATAATCGCTATGTGGAGATCTCTTCCTGCAGTAATTTTGAAGATTTCCAAGCTAGAAGGGCTAATATAAGATTCCGTCCGGATTCTAAAGAAAAAGCTCAATTTGTACACACACTAAACGGTTCTGGAGTTGCTGTCGGAAGAACCGTGGCAGCCATTTTAGAAAACTATCAACAACCAGACGGAAGTGTAATTATTCCAGAAAAATTAAGACCTTATATGGGCGGAAGAGAAAAAATAGAAAAATAA
- a CDS encoding bifunctional 3,4-dihydroxy-2-butanone-4-phosphate synthase/GTP cyclohydrolase II produces the protein MFQFSTIEEALEDLRLGKIILVIDDEDRENEGDFICAAEFATTENVNFMAIHGKGLICMPISEELCQKLQFPQMVTDNKDNHETAFTVSIDHVDTVTGISAAERSITALKCIADESKPEDFRRPGHMFPLLAKKNGVLERNGHTEATVDLMRLAGLKECGLCCEIMREDGTMMRTPELMELAQKWSLKMITIKALQEYRKRNEKFAEQVTCTSLPTKYGNFKVYGYISKLNGEHHVALVKGKIGDGENLLCRVHSECLTGDTFGSTRCDCGQQFAAAMMQIEKEGRGILLYMRQEGRGIGLINKLRAYALQDQGMDTLEANLALGFPGDMREYFIGAQILHDLGAKTLRLLTNNPDKVYQLSEFGIEITERVPIQMDATDHDLFYLETKQKKMGHILHY, from the coding sequence ATGTTTCAATTTAGCACGATCGAAGAGGCGTTAGAAGATCTCCGTCTTGGAAAAATTATTCTGGTTATAGACGATGAGGACAGAGAAAACGAAGGCGATTTTATCTGCGCCGCTGAGTTTGCCACCACCGAGAACGTGAATTTTATGGCTATTCATGGGAAAGGTTTGATTTGTATGCCTATAAGTGAAGAGCTTTGCCAAAAGCTGCAATTTCCCCAAATGGTCACCGACAACAAGGATAACCACGAAACAGCGTTTACGGTATCCATTGACCATGTGGATACCGTCACGGGTATTTCGGCGGCAGAACGAAGCATCACCGCCTTGAAATGCATAGCGGATGAAAGCAAACCGGAGGACTTTCGCCGCCCTGGTCATATGTTTCCACTCCTTGCAAAGAAAAATGGCGTACTTGAGCGAAACGGACATACTGAAGCCACTGTGGATTTGATGCGGCTGGCTGGTTTAAAGGAATGCGGTCTTTGCTGCGAGATTATGCGGGAAGATGGAACCATGATGCGTACGCCGGAGCTGATGGAGCTGGCGCAGAAATGGAGCCTTAAAATGATTACCATCAAAGCTCTGCAGGAATACCGTAAGAGAAATGAAAAGTTTGCCGAGCAGGTAACCTGTACCTCTCTACCTACAAAGTATGGGAATTTCAAAGTTTACGGATACATCAGCAAGCTCAACGGGGAGCATCATGTGGCGCTGGTCAAGGGTAAGATTGGTGATGGAGAGAATTTGTTATGCCGTGTTCATTCCGAGTGCCTAACTGGAGATACGTTCGGCTCCACGCGCTGTGATTGCGGTCAGCAGTTTGCGGCAGCCATGATGCAAATTGAAAAAGAAGGACGGGGAATTCTGCTTTACATGCGTCAGGAGGGTCGTGGTATTGGTCTGATTAATAAACTGCGCGCCTATGCGCTTCAGGACCAAGGCATGGATACTTTGGAAGCGAATCTTGCCCTTGGCTTTCCGGGAGATATGCGGGAATATTTCATCGGTGCACAGATTTTGCATGACCTTGGAGCCAAGACCTTGCGCCTACTCACCAATAATCCGGATAAGGTTTATCAGCTTTCCGAGTTCGGCATAGAAATCACTGAGCGTGTTCCGATTCAAATGGACGCTACTGATCATGACTTATTCTATCTGGAAACTAAGCAGAAAAAAATGGGCCATATTTTACATTATTAA
- a CDS encoding HlyC/CorC family transporter, translating to MDSHSITMIIVIATLILMSSYFSATETAFSSLNRIRLKNLANHDKKAKLALSLSENYDMLLSTILIGNNIVNIVSASLATVLFVKYYDNAGVTISTIVMTVLVLIFGEISPKSLAKESPESFAMFSAPMIRFFMFIFTPLNFIFMQWKNILSKIFKVSEDRRITEDELLTIVDEAQNEGGIDEHEGELIRSAIEFNDLDVNDVLTPRVDVVAVDITYSNEEIDELFTESGYSRMPIYKNSIDNIMGVLHEKNFNLYLKGKGRSIEDIIKPVVFATPTMKISKLLKLLQKTKCHMAVITDEYGGTVGIVTLEDILEELVGEIWDEHDEIVEEFIKIKENEYKISCSANIDKMFELFHIHREYNSNTVSGFVIEELGKIPNEGDQFIYENLKITVTKIDFRRVLEINVQVLPEEEYATG from the coding sequence ATGGATAGTCATAGTATAACAATGATCATTGTTATCGCAACTTTAATATTAATGTCATCTTATTTTTCAGCTACTGAAACCGCTTTTTCATCTTTAAATAGAATTCGTCTTAAAAACCTTGCAAATCATGACAAAAAAGCAAAACTGGCATTATCCTTATCGGAAAATTACGATATGCTTTTATCTACTATTCTAATCGGAAATAATATTGTCAATATTGTATCGGCATCCTTGGCCACTGTTTTGTTTGTGAAATATTATGACAATGCAGGAGTTACCATATCAACCATCGTAATGACGGTACTGGTTCTTATTTTTGGTGAAATATCTCCTAAAAGTCTTGCAAAGGAAAGTCCCGAAAGCTTTGCCATGTTTTCAGCACCCATGATTAGATTTTTTATGTTTATATTTACTCCCTTAAATTTTATCTTTATGCAATGGAAAAATATATTGTCTAAAATATTTAAGGTAAGTGAAGATAGAAGGATTACTGAGGACGAACTGTTGACCATCGTTGATGAAGCACAAAATGAAGGTGGAATTGATGAACATGAGGGAGAACTTATTCGTTCTGCTATTGAATTTAATGATCTAGATGTAAATGATGTTTTAACCCCTCGGGTGGATGTAGTCGCTGTAGATATCACTTATTCTAATGAAGAAATAGATGAACTATTTACCGAAAGTGGTTATTCTAGAATGCCCATATATAAAAATAGTATTGATAATATCATGGGCGTGCTTCATGAAAAGAATTTTAATCTTTATTTAAAAGGAAAGGGAAGATCTATTGAAGACATTATCAAACCTGTTGTCTTCGCTACCCCTACTATGAAAATTTCAAAACTATTAAAATTATTACAAAAAACAAAATGTCATATGGCAGTGATTACTGATGAATATGGGGGAACAGTAGGTATTGTTACCCTTGAAGATATTTTAGAAGAATTAGTAGGAGAAATCTGGGATGAACATGATGAAATTGTTGAGGAATTTATTAAAATAAAAGAAAATGAATATAAAATATCTTGCAGCGCAAATATTGATAAAATGTTTGAACTTTTTCATATCCATAGAGAGTATAATTCAAATACAGTCAGTGGATTTGTAATAGAAGAGCTTGGAAAAATACCCAATGAGGGTGATCAATTTATCTATGAAAATCTAAAGATAACCGTAACAAAAATTGACTTTAGACGGGTACTGGAGATAAATGTGCAAGTATTACCCGAGGAGGAATATGCTACTGGATAA